The following DNA comes from Halobacteriovorax sp. HLS.
CAATCAATTATGTAAGCAAAACCAGAGTGAATAATACCCAGTGTTTTCGAGTTGCCATGATTAAGAAGTAGAAAATCAAATTTGTCTTCACCAATAGTGAGGGGCTTATTCTCATCTATCTCTTCTAGATTGAGTGAGGGGATTCCGCCACCAAGAATAGGGTTTTTAGATGTAAATACTTTATCTCTTTGGAAAATATAGGGAAACCTCTTTTCCAGATCTATCTTGCAAGCACTGTGGGTGTATATAGGAATCTCTCTTGCGGGAGGACCGAAGCAAAATGGACGTAGATCATCAATTCCATGCACATGATCAGCGTGATCATGAGTTATAAATGCAAAATCAACTTTCTCTATCTTATTATTTAATAGTTGAGTTCTAAGGTCGGGACCAGTGTCTACGATAAAGCTTAGACCTTTGGCCGTCTCAATATAAATACTTGTTCTGAGACGCTTATTCATTGGATCGTCAGACTGGCAAATCTCACACTTGCAACCAAGCATTGGAATACCTGTACTTGTACCTGAGCCGAGAATTGTGATGATATTATTCATAAGTTAGATTTTCTATGGTTGTCATTGCAGTTTCAAGTGTTTAAGCTATTATCTTATACTATATCAAATAATATTGAAGATAAAATAGGGGAGCCCTCATTCATGAGAAAAATTAACTTAACCTTACTCATTTTGGTTACAGGCCTGCTT
Coding sequences within:
- a CDS encoding MBL fold metallo-hydrolase — encoded protein: MNNIITILGSGTSTGIPMLGCKCEICQSDDPMNKRLRTSIYIETAKGLSFIVDTGPDLRTQLLNNKIEKVDFAFITHDHADHVHGIDDLRPFCFGPPAREIPIYTHSACKIDLEKRFPYIFQRDKVFTSKNPILGGGIPSLNLEEIDENKPLTIGEDKFDFLLLNHGNSKTLGIIHSGFAYIIDCHELTQEQVQYLNSLSLELLIIDCVTSLEHKTHLSKTKAFEYIEQISPKRAGLIHMGHFLEHNKLAQEAKNIKNIDVFVTYDSMQIKY